A single Nocardioides bizhenqiangii DNA region contains:
- a CDS encoding L,D-transpeptidase codes for MESGSSPGSVVSGWGSRLATLVAVASVGAIAAAFLLSPDSDRPGSPRSGAAEVDVTKLVASTTKARLPRAPRDTEPRATTAGDVVHPKRTLPVYAELDGRPFAKVTPNQMGETWLPVIDRRPGWVQVLLPSRPNGSTGWLKTSSVEQARTPYLIRVHVGSRELELFRDGELLGHWPVAVGTAETPTPTGRTFLLGSIVDAEQSYSPVILPLGSHSDTLDSYGGGPGTVAIHGWPDDSVFGNAVSHGCIRVPDDALEQLAQVPLGTLVLIDDN; via the coding sequence GTGGAGTCCGGCAGTTCGCCTGGCAGCGTCGTGAGCGGCTGGGGCTCACGCCTGGCCACGCTCGTCGCGGTCGCCTCCGTGGGCGCGATCGCCGCTGCTTTCCTGCTGTCTCCCGACTCCGATCGACCCGGCTCTCCACGATCGGGTGCCGCCGAGGTGGACGTCACGAAGCTGGTCGCCTCGACGACCAAGGCGAGGCTCCCCCGTGCACCGCGGGACACCGAGCCGCGGGCGACCACGGCGGGTGACGTCGTACATCCGAAGCGCACGCTTCCCGTGTACGCCGAGCTGGACGGTCGTCCCTTCGCCAAGGTGACACCGAACCAGATGGGCGAGACCTGGCTGCCGGTGATCGACCGCCGACCGGGCTGGGTGCAGGTACTCCTACCCTCGCGGCCCAACGGCTCGACGGGGTGGCTCAAGACCAGCTCCGTGGAGCAGGCGCGCACGCCGTACCTGATCCGCGTCCACGTGGGCTCCCGCGAGCTGGAGCTCTTCAGGGATGGCGAACTCCTGGGTCATTGGCCGGTCGCGGTCGGCACCGCGGAAACACCGACGCCCACGGGCCGCACCTTCCTGCTCGGCTCCATCGTGGACGCCGAACAGTCGTACTCACCGGTGATCCTGCCGCTGGGGTCGCACAGCGACACGCTCGACAGCTACGGCGGGGGGCCGGGCACGGTCGCAATCCACGGGTGGCCCGACGACTCCGTCTTCGGCAACGCAGTCAGTCACGGCTGCATCCGCGTGCCTGACGACGCATTGGAACAGCTCGCCCAAGTGCCGCTCGGCACCTTGGTGCTCATCGATGACAACTAG